A stretch of Electrophorus electricus isolate fEleEle1 chromosome 3, fEleEle1.pri, whole genome shotgun sequence DNA encodes these proteins:
- the pou4f1 gene encoding POU domain, class 4, transcription factor 1 isoform X2 — MMSMNSKQPHFAMHATLPEHKYTTLHSSSEAIRRACLQTPQSNIFASLDETLLARAEALAAVDIAVSQGKTHPFKPDATYHTMNSVPCSSTSTVPLAHHHHHHHHPHHPHHQNLEPPDLMDHLNSPSLTLMSSAHEGAGGGGGGGGGGLISTSSHAHSHMHGLSHLSHQAAINMNSPLTHHGLLPGHHNGAQGAPGLASNGLASINDSDTDPRELEAFAERFKQRRIKLGVTQADVGSALANLKIPGVGSLSQSTICRFESLTLSHNNMIALKPILQAWLEEAEGAQREKMSKPDIFNGNEKKRKRTSIAAPEKRSLEAYFAVQPRPSSEKIAAIAEKLDLKKNVVRVWFCNQRQKQKRLKFSAAH, encoded by the exons ATGATGTCCATGAACAGCAAGCAGCCACATTTCGCCATGCACGCGACTTTACCTGAGCACAAGTACACGACTCTGCACTCGAGCTCGGAGGCTATCAGGAGAGCCTGTCTGCAGACTCCACAG AGTAACATCTTCGCTAGTCTGGATGAGACGCTTCTGGCGCGTGCCGAAGCGCTGGCGGCCGTCGACATCGCGGTGTCACAGGGCAAGACGCACCCGTTCAAGCCCGACGCCACGTACCACACGATGAACAGCGTGCCGTGCTCGTCCACGTCCACGGTGCCCCTCgcgcaccaccaccaccaccaccaccacccccatcaCCCGCACCACCAGAATCTGGAGCCCCCGGACCTCATGGACCACCTCAACTCGCCGTCGCTAACTCTTATGTCCAGCGCGCACGAGGGTGCCGGGGGCGGCGGAGGAGGCGGCGGCGGGGGGCTGATCTCAACGTCCtcgcacgcgcactcacacatgcacgggTTAAGCCACCTCTCCCACCAGGCGGCTATCAACATGAACTCGCCGCTGACCCACCACGGCCTCTTGCCGGGACACCACAACGGCGCTCAGGGCGCACCGGGACTCGCCAGTAACGGACTGGCTTCCATCAACGACTCGGACACGGACCCGAGGGAGCTGGAGGCGTTCGCGGAGCGCTTCAAACAGCGGAGAATCAAACTCGGGGTGACGCAGGCGGACGTTGGGAGCGCGCTGGCAAACTTGAAAATTCCTGGGGTGGGCTCGCTCAGCCAAAGCACGATCTGTAGGTTCGAATCTTTAACACTTTCGCACAACAACATGATCGCGCTCAAACCCATCCTGCAGGCGTGGCTGGAGGAGGCGGAGGGggcccagagagagaaaatgagcaaaCCCGACATTTTCAACGGGAACGAGAAGAAGCGCAAGCGGACCTCAATAGCGGCGCCCGAGAAAAGGTCGTTGGAAGCTTACTTCGCCGTGCAGCCGCGGCCGTCCTCGGAGAAAATAGCTGCCATAGCAGAGAAACTGGACCTTAAAAAGAACGTGGTGCGAGTTTGGTTTTGCaaccaaagacaaaaacaaaaacggtTGAAATTTTCAGCTGCTCACTGA
- the pou4f1 gene encoding POU domain, class 4, transcription factor 1 isoform X1, which translates to MMSMNSKQPHFAMHATLPEHKYTTLHSSSEAIRRACLQTPQLQSNIFASLDETLLARAEALAAVDIAVSQGKTHPFKPDATYHTMNSVPCSSTSTVPLAHHHHHHHHPHHPHHQNLEPPDLMDHLNSPSLTLMSSAHEGAGGGGGGGGGGLISTSSHAHSHMHGLSHLSHQAAINMNSPLTHHGLLPGHHNGAQGAPGLASNGLASINDSDTDPRELEAFAERFKQRRIKLGVTQADVGSALANLKIPGVGSLSQSTICRFESLTLSHNNMIALKPILQAWLEEAEGAQREKMSKPDIFNGNEKKRKRTSIAAPEKRSLEAYFAVQPRPSSEKIAAIAEKLDLKKNVVRVWFCNQRQKQKRLKFSAAH; encoded by the exons ATGATGTCCATGAACAGCAAGCAGCCACATTTCGCCATGCACGCGACTTTACCTGAGCACAAGTACACGACTCTGCACTCGAGCTCGGAGGCTATCAGGAGAGCCTGTCTGCAGACTCCACAG CTGCAGAGTAACATCTTCGCTAGTCTGGATGAGACGCTTCTGGCGCGTGCCGAAGCGCTGGCGGCCGTCGACATCGCGGTGTCACAGGGCAAGACGCACCCGTTCAAGCCCGACGCCACGTACCACACGATGAACAGCGTGCCGTGCTCGTCCACGTCCACGGTGCCCCTCgcgcaccaccaccaccaccaccaccacccccatcaCCCGCACCACCAGAATCTGGAGCCCCCGGACCTCATGGACCACCTCAACTCGCCGTCGCTAACTCTTATGTCCAGCGCGCACGAGGGTGCCGGGGGCGGCGGAGGAGGCGGCGGCGGGGGGCTGATCTCAACGTCCtcgcacgcgcactcacacatgcacgggTTAAGCCACCTCTCCCACCAGGCGGCTATCAACATGAACTCGCCGCTGACCCACCACGGCCTCTTGCCGGGACACCACAACGGCGCTCAGGGCGCACCGGGACTCGCCAGTAACGGACTGGCTTCCATCAACGACTCGGACACGGACCCGAGGGAGCTGGAGGCGTTCGCGGAGCGCTTCAAACAGCGGAGAATCAAACTCGGGGTGACGCAGGCGGACGTTGGGAGCGCGCTGGCAAACTTGAAAATTCCTGGGGTGGGCTCGCTCAGCCAAAGCACGATCTGTAGGTTCGAATCTTTAACACTTTCGCACAACAACATGATCGCGCTCAAACCCATCCTGCAGGCGTGGCTGGAGGAGGCGGAGGGggcccagagagagaaaatgagcaaaCCCGACATTTTCAACGGGAACGAGAAGAAGCGCAAGCGGACCTCAATAGCGGCGCCCGAGAAAAGGTCGTTGGAAGCTTACTTCGCCGTGCAGCCGCGGCCGTCCTCGGAGAAAATAGCTGCCATAGCAGAGAAACTGGACCTTAAAAAGAACGTGGTGCGAGTTTGGTTTTGCaaccaaagacaaaaacaaaaacggtTGAAATTTTCAGCTGCTCACTGA
- the obi1 gene encoding ORC ubiquitin ligase 1 has protein sequence MSRVQNVTLSLTLPISCQICLGKVRKPTICCNNHVFCFGCLDVWLKKSSQCPTCRVAITPENPCREIIGATNDSDSNESYSVKKCLRKTRGELLLREYEEEIETLLKENENLKTKNSSLEAQLNTALEPSTVLVSRSETPADHSLLEDSANKLRAASDLCKKLKQDMDKLKEANKTLRSQNVDLIQGNMRLKTEVENRSPQKFGRCTVAALEAKVQRYERELSQLKRALERSDTYIEELEAQMAASRRGGAPATEGAQGRSSASVERQGEGVQRSRIATMRRSLSEMEEPSVYTDLDRKSTPMGLPDGCGLLLTTSGMHRGMGLLCGAGEEALQDAGIPSTPSTPSSSLSCLSLRSPAGRGEARPDTPRLPYLRRLRFEDRGIAVGMQGPATPAEGTLWGVWQDPCTSLSTNKARCPPSGDRLAGHSQDSMDAAYLDKISELDSMMAECEGSSSQTSQPPLALPEFCVPLTADRGAGDDLLTDPFTVTEEQTIPTARDLSEAKNHAPFSIPAWHAGRSSAAAGKEAEASGESKKRKSAVTLATCSPSKLSKINK, from the exons ATGTCGCGCGTCCAGAACGTCACTCTGTCGCTCACGTTACCGATCTCGTGCCAGATTTGCCTCGGAAAG GTTCGCAAACCCACCATTTGCTGTAATAACCACGTGTTCTGCTTTGGCTGTCTTGACGTCTGGCTGAAGAAGTCGAGCCAGTGTCCTACCTGCAGAGTGGCCATAACTCCCGAAAATCCATGCCGAGAGATTATCG GTGCAACAAATGACAGCGACTCAAATGAAAGCTATTCTGTTAAGAAGTGTCTCAGAAAGACCCGTGGGGAATTGTTACTGCGAGAATATGAG GAGGAAATCGAAACCCtcctgaaggagaatgagaACCTGAAGACCAAAAACTCAAGCCTTGAGGCACAACTGAACACTGCTCTAGAACCCAGCACCGTCCTGGTGTCTCGGAGTGAGACTCCAGCCGACCACAGCCTTCTGGAGGACTCGGCTAATAAGCTCAGAGCTGCCAGTGATCTCTGTAAGAAACTCAAGCAGGATATGGACAAGCTAAAAGAA GCCAACAAGACCCTGCGGTCCCAGAATGTCGACCTCATCCAAGGAAACATGCGCTTGAAGACGGAAGTGGAGAACCGGTCTCCTCAGAA GTTTGGCAGGTGCACAGTTGCAGCTCTGGAGGCGAAGGTCCAGCGTTATGAGAGAGAGCTGAGCCAGCTGAAGAGAGCCCTGGAGCGCAGCGACACCTACATAGAGGAACTGGAGGCGCAAATGGCGGCCAGCCGGAGGGGCGGGGCCCCGGCCACAGAAGGAGCCCAGGGGAGGAGCTCTGCCTCTGTGGAGCGGCAGGGCGAGGGGGTCCAGCGTAGTAGGATAGCCACGATGCGGAGGAGTTTGAGCGAAATGGAGGAACCTTCGGTCTACACCGACTTGGACAGGAAGTCAACTCCGATGGGTCTCCCGGATGGGTGTGGCTTACTCTTGACTACGTCAGGCATGCATCGTGGGATGGGCCTGTTGTGTGGAGCTGGGGAGGAGGCACTCCAGGATGCTGGCATCCCCTCCACCCCTTCCACACCCTCGTCCTCCCTCAGTTGTCTGAGCCTCAGGAGTCCTGCAGGTCGTGGTGAGGCCAGACCAGACACCCCACGCCTTCCCTACCTCCGCCGGCTCAGGTTTGAAGACCGCGGTATCGCGGTCGGCATGCAAGGCCCAGCGACGCCGGCCGAGGGCACATTATGGGGAGTCTGGCAGGACCCCTGTACGTCCCTGAGCACGAATAAGGCCAGATGTCCACCGAGCGGGGACAGGCTTGCAGGACACAGCCAGGACAGCATGGATGCTGCGTACCTGGACAAGATCTCTGAGCTGGACTCCATGATGGCTGAGTGCGAGGGCTCCAGCAGCCAGACCTCTCAGCCGCCTCTGGCGTTGCCGGAGTTCTGCGTTCCCCTGACAGCAGATCGGGGGGCTGGTGATGACCTCTTGACTGACCCATTCACGGTGACAGAGGAGCAGACCATACCCACAGCACGTGACCTCAGCGAGGCCAAAAACCACGCCCCCTTCAGCATTCCAGCATGGCATGCTGGGAGAAGCAGCGCAGCGGCTGGAAAGGAAGCAGAGGCTTCTGGTGAATCCAAGAAGCGCAAGAGTGCTGTTACCTTAGCAACCTGCAGTCCTTCCAAACTGTccaagataaataaataa